A part of Aquaspirillum sp. LM1 genomic DNA contains:
- a CDS encoding contractile injection system tape measure protein produces the protein MSALPGHHRIGQLRLDIRFECASPDRLGHGQALQQRLTACCPSALEHGLQAALDAAAPGEDWLHLRQLTLDLGSLPAASLERELPIRLANALRSQLQRLGLPAPSRPSAPRLPPGWQALCDWISQGKSHASPAQLADWLTTALDNHAGALRPLLLSQRDPARLAGQLAHTLPETALARLTTLLEPSDAAYIVSYARQLQQRQAALAISSDRQGFQASVWTVILHDLLASHGSEFNRRSFVVATLRRLAQRYRLDYAVLLAQLTAHLEQQLQRAGQRSGLLTLLYALGRSLHATPTAEAADTALGQQRWQALRQWLEHGALARQTRLQPAALVTAALTYTPASLRQLLYASAAQPVSVRLASQLPEALLGQLVQLLQPSHADAIVGYARQLRQRQQQQALVRSDAAGFHTTLWSVILHDLLVSHGSEFNRRSFIAATLRRIARHYQVDYAELLQQLTATLQDWQTRAGQHGSLLDTLEHLALADGVTRQSPAQHDSAAVCAHLRGHADRHTPALAGLLAQLAHSQPAHLAALLRAELAHPAARRRLLRSLNPAQRKPLWRWLGLSLSRQRQHQQLASWLGTSAWAAPLQADWLADACLAVWSTVPATLSASDWLTQLWPALAAISGQPPRLWLTAAYAQARQARPAGPLWEGLQQHWHAALTGDASAWTRHLAAMHQRWPSPASAPDPRPASLAPTLASGHPASRYQTLAHALATPDGAARLDPHWLRQSLPSLLPDLARLPAEAHAPLWARLAPGVDWRQLTRQLALPPAQLSPWVAHAWLHGWSRPRLAQALALHLLRDYADVLAALNGEAAPTRPLPPPAASSPPSAADERAALYRWLEHGQWPVVGTRSPDPARRLLRQLQRADGAAWLAQLRPLLGRPDVQQRLLASLPPAPLLCLWQQLHPGLSRVLADWWRTAQALAQHPLLSPPARRHCLALHGQMALAQLSQTGPPSAEAWLEQISASLAGPLGLTQAAYRQAMADTASQQGGAATAPFRAWLAEHTAQPDADADAAAATPATHAPRPGPIYRPPPDAPAPAKPSAPVALAALQRLLSHGQPLDRQQLGQLYAVSHALAQRSSGWRRHWRRALQPGLTHAPLRQRLIQQLPPALRLRLLWLWLPDPQAAALACLLDALAHSLPAGQRQRGMALAWDHLLALLADPGRRARLAQHWLARFSPSLRRHTGLSASHWQPALLARLSAQAGSAARVARGQVQALWQLAVAHSLPAETPPRPASVPAAEPAAGRDAETDTASSGPAIAIGNAGLVLLWPFIGHYFERLGLVVDGVFVDAAARSQAVFLLQFLASGHADDEESALWLNKLLCGMPASESPVWTAAPDEHATQLGLSLLHMVTQRWDKLKHTSVAGLRESFLLRDGQLRDHDDRLTLSVSPRAYDMLLDSLPWRLAMIKLPWMPRVLWVHWR, from the coding sequence ATGTCTGCACTGCCCGGCCATCACCGCATTGGCCAGCTGCGGCTGGACATCCGCTTTGAATGCGCCAGCCCCGACCGGCTGGGCCACGGCCAGGCGCTGCAACAGCGGCTCACCGCCTGTTGCCCCAGCGCGCTGGAACATGGCCTGCAGGCCGCACTGGACGCGGCGGCACCGGGCGAAGACTGGCTGCACCTGCGCCAGCTCACTCTGGACCTGGGCAGCCTGCCGGCGGCCAGCCTGGAGCGCGAGCTGCCCATCCGTCTGGCCAATGCCTTGCGCAGCCAGCTGCAGCGGCTGGGCCTGCCCGCGCCGTCGCGCCCGTCAGCCCCCCGCCTGCCACCCGGCTGGCAGGCGCTGTGCGACTGGATCAGCCAGGGCAAGTCACACGCCAGCCCGGCGCAACTGGCCGACTGGCTGACCACGGCGCTGGACAACCATGCCGGGGCGCTGCGCCCGCTGCTGCTGAGCCAGCGCGACCCGGCCCGGCTGGCCGGTCAACTGGCCCATACCCTGCCGGAAACCGCACTGGCGCGGCTGACCACGCTGCTTGAGCCCAGCGACGCCGCTTATATAGTCAGCTACGCCCGCCAGTTGCAGCAGCGCCAGGCCGCACTGGCCATCAGCAGCGACCGCCAGGGGTTTCAGGCCAGCGTGTGGACGGTGATCCTGCACGACCTGCTGGCCAGCCACGGCTCAGAATTCAACCGGCGCAGCTTTGTGGTCGCCACCCTGCGCCGGCTGGCGCAGCGCTACCGGCTGGACTACGCCGTGCTGCTGGCGCAACTGACCGCCCATCTGGAACAACAGCTGCAACGCGCCGGCCAGCGCAGTGGCCTGCTCACCCTGCTGTACGCACTGGGGCGCAGCCTGCACGCCACGCCTACCGCCGAAGCAGCAGACACCGCGCTCGGCCAGCAGCGCTGGCAGGCGCTGCGCCAGTGGCTGGAACACGGTGCGCTCGCCCGGCAAACCCGCCTGCAGCCCGCCGCGCTGGTGACTGCCGCGCTGACCTACACACCAGCCAGCTTGCGCCAGCTGCTGTACGCCAGCGCCGCGCAGCCCGTCAGCGTCCGGCTGGCCAGCCAGTTGCCGGAAGCGCTGCTGGGCCAGCTGGTGCAACTGCTGCAACCCAGCCATGCCGACGCCATCGTCGGCTACGCCCGGCAGCTGCGCCAGCGCCAGCAACAACAGGCGCTGGTCCGCAGCGATGCCGCCGGGTTTCACACCACGCTGTGGTCGGTGATCCTGCACGACCTGCTGGTCAGTCATGGCTCGGAGTTCAACCGGCGCAGTTTCATCGCCGCCACCCTGCGCCGCATCGCCCGGCATTACCAGGTGGACTACGCCGAACTGCTGCAGCAGCTGACCGCCACCCTGCAAGACTGGCAAACCCGTGCCGGCCAGCACGGCAGCCTGCTCGACACGCTGGAACACCTGGCGCTGGCCGATGGCGTGACGCGGCAAAGCCCGGCCCAGCACGACAGCGCAGCAGTCTGTGCCCACCTGCGCGGCCACGCCGACCGGCACACTCCGGCACTGGCCGGGCTGCTGGCCCAGCTGGCGCACAGCCAGCCAGCCCACCTGGCGGCCTTGCTGCGCGCCGAACTGGCCCACCCAGCCGCCCGCCGCCGTCTGCTGCGCAGCCTGAACCCGGCCCAGCGCAAGCCGCTGTGGCGCTGGCTGGGCCTGTCACTGTCGCGCCAACGCCAGCATCAGCAGCTGGCCAGCTGGCTTGGCACCAGCGCCTGGGCCGCCCCACTGCAGGCAGACTGGCTGGCCGACGCCTGTCTGGCGGTATGGAGTACCGTCCCGGCCACGCTCTCCGCCAGCGACTGGCTGACGCAGCTGTGGCCAGCGCTGGCGGCCATCAGCGGCCAGCCGCCGCGCCTCTGGCTGACCGCCGCCTATGCGCAGGCCCGGCAAGCGCGTCCCGCCGGGCCGCTGTGGGAGGGCTTGCAGCAGCACTGGCATGCCGCCCTGACGGGCGACGCCAGCGCCTGGACACGCCACCTGGCCGCCATGCACCAGCGCTGGCCATCACCAGCCAGCGCACCAGACCCCCGCCCTGCATCGCTGGCCCCGACACTGGCCAGCGGCCATCCCGCCAGCCGGTATCAGACGCTGGCCCACGCGCTGGCCACGCCCGATGGCGCAGCCCGGCTTGACCCCCACTGGCTGCGCCAGAGCTTGCCGTCTCTGCTTCCCGATCTGGCCCGCCTTCCCGCCGAGGCACACGCGCCGCTGTGGGCGCGCCTGGCCCCCGGCGTGGACTGGCGGCAGCTGACCCGCCAGCTGGCGCTGCCCCCCGCCCAGCTCAGCCCCTGGGTGGCGCACGCCTGGCTGCACGGCTGGTCGCGGCCCCGGCTGGCACAGGCGCTGGCCTTGCACCTGCTGCGCGACTACGCTGACGTGCTGGCCGCGTTAAACGGTGAAGCAGCACCAACACGCCCTCTACCACCACCGGCTGCCAGCAGTCCGCCGTCTGCCGCCGACGAACGCGCCGCCTTGTACCGCTGGCTGGAGCATGGCCAATGGCCTGTGGTCGGCACCCGCTCGCCCGACCCGGCGCGACGCCTGTTGCGCCAGCTGCAGCGCGCCGATGGTGCCGCATGGCTGGCGCAACTGCGCCCGCTACTGGGCCGACCTGATGTGCAACAGCGTCTGCTGGCCAGCCTGCCGCCTGCGCCGTTGCTATGCCTGTGGCAACAGCTACACCCCGGTCTGAGCCGTGTGCTGGCTGACTGGTGGCGGACCGCACAGGCGCTGGCGCAGCACCCGCTCCTTAGCCCACCGGCGCGGCGGCACTGCCTGGCGTTGCACGGCCAGATGGCCCTGGCTCAGCTCAGCCAGACCGGACCGCCCTCCGCCGAAGCGTGGCTGGAGCAGATCAGTGCCAGCCTGGCCGGGCCGCTGGGGCTGACGCAGGCGGCGTACCGTCAGGCCATGGCGGACACGGCCAGCCAGCAGGGCGGCGCGGCCACAGCACCGTTTCGCGCCTGGCTGGCAGAGCACACCGCGCAGCCAGACGCAGACGCAGATGCCGCTGCGGCAACCCCAGCCACCCACGCGCCCCGGCCAGGCCCGATCTATCGCCCCCCGCCGGACGCGCCTGCCCCGGCAAAGCCAAGCGCACCCGTGGCACTGGCCGCGCTGCAGCGCCTGCTCAGCCACGGCCAGCCGCTGGATCGGCAGCAGCTGGGCCAGCTGTACGCCGTCAGCCACGCTCTGGCGCAGCGCAGCAGCGGTTGGCGACGGCACTGGCGGCGCGCGTTGCAGCCCGGTCTGACGCACGCGCCGCTGCGGCAACGACTGATTCAGCAGCTGCCGCCAGCACTGCGGCTGCGTTTGCTCTGGCTGTGGCTGCCAGACCCTCAGGCCGCAGCGCTGGCCTGCCTGCTGGACGCCTTGGCACACAGCCTGCCGGCTGGCCAGCGTCAACGTGGCATGGCGCTGGCCTGGGACCATCTGCTGGCCCTGCTGGCCGACCCAGGTCGGCGGGCACGGCTGGCACAGCACTGGCTGGCCCGCTTCAGCCCATCGCTGCGCCGTCACACAGGCCTGAGCGCCTCGCACTGGCAGCCAGCGCTGCTGGCACGCTTGAGCGCTCAGGCCGGCAGCGCCGCCAGGGTGGCGCGTGGGCAGGTGCAGGCGCTGTGGCAGCTGGCCGTGGCGCACAGCCTGCCAGCCGAAACGCCGCCACGCCCGGCCAGCGTGCCAGCGGCTGAGCCCGCTGCTGGCCGCGATGCCGAAACCGACACGGCCAGCAGCGGCCCGGCCATTGCCATCGGCAACGCCGGGCTGGTGTTGCTATGGCCATTTATCGGCCATTACTTCGAGCGGCTGGGCCTGGTGGTGGACGGCGTATTTGTCGATGCCGCAGCCCGCAGTCAGGCGGTATTTCTGCTGCAGTTTCTGGCCAGCGGCCACGCCGATGACGAGGAATCGGCGCTGTGGCTGAACAAGCTGCTGTGCGGCATGCCGGCCAGCGAATCGCCGGTGTGGACCGCCGCGCCAGACGAACACGCCACCCAGCTGGGGCTAAGCCTGCTGCACATGGTGACCCAGCGCTGGGACAAGCTGAAACACACCTCGGTGGCGGGCCTGCGCGAAAGCTTTTTGCTGCGCGACGGCCAGCTGCGTGACCACGATGACCGCCTGACCCTGAGTGTATCGCCACGCGCCTACGACATGCTGCTCGACAGCCTGCCGTGGCGGCTGGCGATGATCAAACTGCCCTGGATGCCGCGCGTGCTCTGGGTGCACTGGAGATAA
- a CDS encoding DUF4255 domain-containing protein, with amino-acid sequence MQPIFSKDRPMLETILNFLQKQLANQLASRLPSRLPLVTLSNLTKLDGSPVTELDNTLVLTLLNVEKEAAAPTVGYGYSPSQIAPPLHLNLDILVSAACTRYPDALTLLSHALGFFQSTPYFTPETAADWPAGVAKLSVELKSLSLQDMNNLWGMLGAKYQPSVVYKVRMLSVQESQPRRQTPDVSAPDVNLGRAS; translated from the coding sequence ATGCAGCCCATTTTCTCCAAGGACCGCCCCATGCTGGAAACCATCCTGAATTTTCTGCAAAAGCAACTGGCCAACCAACTGGCCAGCCGCCTGCCGTCCCGGCTGCCGCTGGTCACCCTGTCCAACCTGACCAAGCTGGACGGCAGCCCTGTCACCGAACTGGACAATACCCTGGTGCTCACCCTGCTCAATGTCGAAAAAGAAGCCGCTGCCCCCACCGTCGGCTACGGCTACAGCCCCAGCCAGATCGCCCCGCCACTGCACCTGAACCTGGACATTCTGGTGTCAGCCGCCTGCACCCGCTACCCGGACGCACTCACCCTGCTGAGCCACGCACTGGGGTTTTTCCAGAGTACCCCGTATTTCACCCCGGAAACTGCCGCCGACTGGCCGGCAGGCGTGGCCAAGCTCAGCGTCGAGCTGAAAAGCCTGAGCCTGCAGGACATGAACAATCTGTGGGGCATGCTCGGGGCCAAATACCAGCCATCGGTGGTGTACAAGGTGCGCATGCTCAGCGTGCAGGAAAGCCAGCCGCGCCGGCAAACGCCCGACGTCAGCGCGCCGGATGTCAACCTGGGCCGCGCATCATGA
- a CDS encoding PAAR domain-containing protein, giving the protein MGQPAARLTDMHTCPMQTPGLPPIPHVGGPLIGPCVPTVLIGGLPAAVLGDSLVCVGPPDTLIKGSSTVLIGGKPAARLGDSTAHGGSVVLGCFTVLIGG; this is encoded by the coding sequence ATGGGACAACCCGCCGCCCGCCTGACCGATATGCACACCTGCCCGATGCAGACCCCCGGCCTGCCGCCGATTCCGCATGTGGGCGGCCCGCTGATCGGCCCGTGTGTGCCCACCGTGCTGATTGGCGGCCTGCCTGCTGCCGTGCTGGGTGATTCGCTGGTGTGCGTTGGCCCGCCCGACACCCTGATCAAGGGTTCCTCCACCGTGCTGATTGGCGGCAAGCCCGCTGCGCGCCTGGGTGACAGCACCGCCCATGGCGGCAGCGTGGTGCTGGGCTGCTTTACCGTGCTGATTGGCGGTTAA
- a CDS encoding baseplate J/gp47 family protein — MCAALIVDRMALAARSGQARAHTGTQRSHGGLAALTPAYAPVDGRDLAQLMCFVADFSRQLSFIELDGSRQGNWQGFLDDDLSFLLARILCFDPRQQWHRVERIVHGESQPERRNTHLLAELFALFEQVSQWALKAKDISASASLGTPTSLSLENLIRQQLSPLYQSLNASPDTAQRWQRWQQAWLTRQQLGPVDRDWLLGLWQCSAREQNPLETPDLHTVAQSFIERIQHSMPPMRAYFADSLTTTFGHQPHTALITAFLQLLGHAQADANALTDRHLEFYYRTVLRLQQRAPTPDHALLSLQPSPGSQGSLVPAGSLIKAGKLPNGQDLLYTLDYDLVVNQDRMAALSTVYAASGGPLWPDGPAGVGRLYASPQADSADGLGAPLSAPDAGWPTFGQDWSQNPVAGSSAPLASIGLLLTSPLLLLRGGRRTLRVRLQYQQQPSPLPRSPLANPASDSTTVMSASFDQVASAYRNAVANTLSDGAALLPAQLNARVASAINASCDIWLTTAAGWQQVSQVSVCGNRQQGWLELILLLPASFPAIEAGPACPQEAGGQSPWPRLKLLLRPDAPVYPYAYLQQLKLSQITLRATVVGLTPAQLANSQGALNPAQPFFPLGSAPVVGSYLQLRDPELASKPIQWATLRLDWFNLPLAPLDLTQHYAGYGPPTVYNSSFQVGFALTQAGRRSQLGAPQPLFSFSNQPDAPQQTSVSFTLRQSGQTAQPWEQLSMQLLAPAGGFGHAQYPQLLTNASLQAAAALTHNAIASLQAPVNAPAPGSAATSSVAAPSAPPLPPLPAPVAPSVCWPNPPLSPQASRLSLDYQASEQLYGSRAMDELGTLMPCFFHLGPFGHCAAPAHGNTLLDGLQRPGQLYIGLSGVQPGQVISLLFGMHETDAQQQAIRQGWPHSASTAASPGTVDWYYLLDNQWQRFAASERLSDSTQGLTGSGVLRLQTQPRRQNQDNTLMPSGLFWLAAVSDQPAAHSHTTLLDTQGALATQVLTGLNPMAAAAQPANSLQGFVSKPAGIQGLRQALPTAGGVSAESAQAFRVRVSQRLRHKQRVVRALDIEQLTLDAFASVSQAKCITPATLRQRAYPCAPLAPGTLGVVVVPQPAAGSAFSDQPSVPVPTLLAIRQLLLAHSSASVPDIRVFSPQYEDIKVCVQVELVSGSDFAYYRNQLNRQISAWLAPWRSDSSQALPIGGGNSNMNDLYVYLANQPGVARVVMLSALHVFAQGEQRCTRWLGRDDALIPSTPWSVLVPARQHFISPPPQRYGIGQMVVGEDVMSFEYAPAPDCLQASPPSPYYFLNLPVSALPDTAHERERHGQKT, encoded by the coding sequence ATGTGCGCCGCATTGATCGTTGACCGGATGGCGCTGGCTGCCCGCTCGGGCCAGGCCCGCGCGCACACCGGCACCCAGCGCAGCCACGGCGGCCTGGCCGCGCTGACGCCGGCTTACGCCCCGGTGGACGGGCGCGACCTGGCGCAACTGATGTGCTTTGTGGCGGATTTTTCCCGCCAGCTGAGCTTTATCGAGCTGGACGGCAGCCGCCAGGGCAACTGGCAAGGGTTTTTGGACGATGACCTGAGCTTTCTGCTCGCCCGCATCCTGTGCTTTGACCCGCGCCAGCAGTGGCATCGGGTGGAACGGATTGTCCACGGCGAAAGCCAGCCCGAGCGGCGCAACACCCACTTGCTGGCCGAACTGTTTGCGCTGTTTGAACAGGTCAGCCAGTGGGCGCTCAAGGCCAAGGACATCAGCGCCAGTGCCAGCCTGGGCACGCCCACCAGCCTGAGCCTGGAAAACCTGATTCGTCAGCAACTGTCGCCGCTGTATCAAAGCCTGAACGCCAGCCCTGACACCGCCCAGCGCTGGCAACGCTGGCAGCAAGCCTGGCTGACCCGCCAGCAGCTTGGCCCAGTAGACCGCGACTGGCTGCTCGGGCTATGGCAATGCAGTGCGCGCGAGCAAAACCCGCTGGAAACGCCTGACCTGCATACCGTGGCGCAGTCGTTCATCGAGCGCATCCAGCACAGCATGCCGCCAATGCGTGCGTATTTTGCCGACAGCCTGACCACCACCTTTGGCCATCAGCCGCATACCGCGCTGATTACCGCCTTCCTGCAACTGCTGGGCCACGCCCAGGCCGACGCCAACGCGCTGACCGACCGGCATCTGGAATTTTATTACCGCACCGTGCTGCGCCTGCAACAGCGTGCGCCCACCCCGGACCATGCACTGCTCAGCCTGCAACCCAGCCCCGGCAGCCAGGGCAGCCTGGTGCCGGCGGGCAGCCTGATCAAGGCCGGCAAGCTGCCCAATGGCCAGGACCTGCTTTACACGCTCGACTACGATCTGGTGGTCAATCAGGACCGGATGGCCGCACTGAGCACGGTTTACGCCGCGTCGGGCGGGCCACTGTGGCCCGATGGCCCGGCAGGCGTTGGCCGGCTGTACGCCTCGCCGCAGGCGGATTCTGCCGATGGGCTGGGCGCGCCGCTGAGCGCGCCGGACGCGGGCTGGCCCACCTTTGGCCAGGACTGGAGCCAGAACCCGGTGGCCGGCAGCAGCGCGCCGCTGGCCAGCATCGGGCTGCTGCTGACCTCGCCGCTGCTGCTGCTGCGCGGCGGACGCCGCACACTGCGCGTGCGCCTGCAATATCAGCAGCAGCCCAGCCCCTTGCCGCGCTCGCCGCTGGCCAACCCGGCCAGCGACAGCACCACGGTGATGTCGGCCAGCTTTGACCAGGTGGCCAGCGCCTACCGTAACGCAGTGGCCAATACCCTCAGCGATGGCGCGGCCTTGTTGCCAGCGCAACTGAATGCGCGGGTGGCCAGCGCCATCAACGCCAGCTGCGATATCTGGCTGACCACCGCCGCCGGCTGGCAGCAGGTCAGCCAGGTCAGCGTCTGTGGCAATCGCCAGCAGGGCTGGCTGGAGCTGATCCTGCTGCTGCCGGCCAGCTTTCCGGCCATCGAAGCCGGGCCAGCCTGCCCGCAGGAAGCCGGCGGGCAATCACCCTGGCCCCGGCTGAAACTCCTGCTGCGCCCCGATGCGCCAGTCTACCCCTACGCCTATTTGCAACAGCTCAAGCTGAGCCAGATCACCCTGCGCGCCACCGTGGTGGGGCTGACGCCAGCGCAGCTGGCCAACAGCCAGGGGGCGCTGAACCCGGCCCAGCCGTTTTTCCCGCTGGGCAGCGCGCCAGTGGTGGGCAGCTATCTGCAGCTGCGTGACCCGGAGCTGGCCAGCAAGCCCATCCAGTGGGCCACCTTGCGCCTTGACTGGTTCAACCTGCCGCTGGCCCCGCTGGACCTGACCCAGCACTACGCCGGCTATGGCCCGCCCACCGTGTACAACAGCAGTTTCCAGGTAGGCTTTGCCCTGACCCAGGCCGGGCGGCGCAGCCAGCTGGGCGCGCCCCAGCCGCTGTTTAGCTTCAGCAACCAACCCGATGCGCCGCAGCAAACCTCGGTCAGCTTTACCCTGCGCCAGAGCGGCCAGACTGCACAGCCGTGGGAACAACTGTCGATGCAGCTGCTGGCACCTGCTGGCGGCTTTGGCCATGCCCAATATCCACAGCTGCTGACCAACGCCAGCCTGCAGGCCGCCGCTGCACTGACCCACAACGCCATCGCCAGCCTGCAAGCCCCGGTCAATGCACCCGCGCCAGGCAGCGCCGCTACCTCGTCAGTCGCCGCCCCCTCTGCCCCCCCACTCCCGCCGCTACCAGCCCCGGTGGCACCCAGCGTGTGCTGGCCCAACCCGCCGCTGAGCCCGCAAGCCAGCCGCCTGAGCCTGGACTACCAGGCCAGTGAGCAGCTGTACGGCAGCCGGGCAATGGATGAGCTGGGTACGCTGATGCCGTGTTTCTTTCATCTGGGGCCGTTTGGCCACTGCGCCGCCCCCGCGCATGGCAACACCCTGCTCGACGGCCTGCAACGTCCTGGCCAGCTGTATATCGGGCTGAGCGGCGTGCAGCCGGGGCAAGTCATTTCCCTGCTGTTTGGCATGCACGAAACCGACGCCCAGCAGCAGGCCATCCGCCAGGGCTGGCCGCACAGCGCCAGCACAGCAGCCAGCCCTGGCACGGTGGACTGGTATTATCTGCTGGATAACCAGTGGCAGCGCTTTGCCGCCAGCGAGCGCTTGTCCGACAGCACCCAAGGGCTGACCGGCAGCGGCGTGTTGCGGCTGCAAACCCAGCCGCGCCGGCAGAATCAGGACAACACCCTGATGCCGTCCGGCCTGTTCTGGCTGGCGGCAGTCAGCGACCAGCCCGCCGCCCACAGCCATACCACGCTGCTGGATACCCAGGGCGCGCTGGCCACCCAGGTGCTGACCGGCCTGAACCCGATGGCCGCCGCTGCGCAACCGGCCAACAGCCTGCAGGGTTTTGTCAGCAAACCGGCGGGCATTCAGGGCCTGCGCCAGGCGCTGCCCACCGCCGGCGGCGTGTCGGCGGAAAGCGCCCAGGCTTTCCGGGTGCGGGTCAGCCAGCGGCTGCGCCACAAGCAGCGGGTGGTGCGTGCGCTGGACATTGAACAACTGACGCTGGATGCTTTTGCCAGCGTCTCGCAGGCCAAGTGCATCACCCCGGCCACCCTGCGCCAGCGCGCCTACCCGTGTGCGCCGCTGGCACCAGGCACGCTGGGCGTGGTGGTGGTCCCCCAGCCGGCGGCGGGCAGCGCCTTCAGCGACCAGCCCAGCGTGCCGGTGCCCACCTTGCTCGCCATCCGTCAGTTGCTGCTGGCGCACAGCAGCGCCAGCGTGCCGGACATCCGGGTGTTCAGTCCGCAATACGAAGACATCAAGGTGTGCGTGCAGGTCGAGCTGGTTTCCGGCAGCGACTTTGCCTACTACCGGAATCAACTCAACCGCCAGATTAGCGCCTGGCTGGCCCCCTGGCGCAGCGACAGCAGCCAGGCGCTGCCGATTGGCGGCGGCAACAGCAATATGAACGATCTGTATGTTTATCTGGCCAACCAGCCCGGCGTAGCCAGGGTGGTGATGCTGAGCGCCCTGCATGTGTTTGCCCAGGGCGAGCAGCGCTGCACCCGCTGGCTGGGCCGTGACGACGCGCTGATTCCGTCCACGCCCTGGTCGGTGCTGGTGCCAGCCCGGCAGCACTTTATCAGCCCGCCGCCGCAACGCTATGGCATTGGCCAGATGGTGGTGGGCGAAGATGTGATGAGCTTCGAGTACGCCCCGGCCCCCGACTGCCTGCAGGCCAGCCCGCCTTCTCCTTATTATTTTCTGAACTTGCCTGTTTCGGCCCTGCCCGATACTGCACACGAGCGCGAGCGCCATGGTCAAAAAACCTGA
- a CDS encoding GPW/gp25 family protein, translated as MARANNAQFLGRGWAFPPSFDRHQHQVQMVSAETDIRQSLMVLFSTVPGERVMLPGYGCPLHLHVFDAMNQHNLTQLHSLIQDAILRYEPRILLEDVQFDTQGALGGELRITLVYLIRQTNTRSNMVFPFYFAEGSNVRRIDR; from the coding sequence ATGGCCCGCGCCAACAACGCCCAGTTTCTTGGCCGGGGCTGGGCGTTTCCGCCCAGCTTTGACCGCCATCAGCATCAGGTGCAGATGGTCAGCGCCGAAACCGATATCCGGCAAAGCCTGATGGTGCTGTTTTCCACTGTGCCGGGTGAACGGGTGATGCTGCCCGGTTACGGCTGCCCGCTGCATCTGCATGTGTTCGACGCCATGAACCAGCACAACCTGACCCAGCTGCACAGCCTGATTCAGGACGCCATCTTGCGTTACGAACCGCGCATTCTGCTCGAGGATGTGCAGTTTGACACGCAGGGTGCGCTGGGTGGCGAGTTGCGCATTACCCTGGTGTACCTGATCCGCCAGACCAATACCCGCAGCAATATGGTGTTTCCGTTCTACTTTGCCGAGGGCAGCAATGTGCGCCGCATTGATCGTTGA
- a CDS encoding ATP-binding protein, with translation MTHPPHLHPSTRNAHHAHALEQELAWLQHWISQALDSYFQNQPFTPPPAPALVKDAAYTQAVTAWGLSEAERLVLILALAPHVRPSALDLLLLTNSTLGQPFTEFAGCPSPQHRGFWPSAETAAFLLAGHDMARRLPVYPLFAADAPLRRAGVLSWGLPASDAPALSALLGQALQLSPESLSLLTSGQPHQPNYGKDFPAQRITTPLDWDDLVLPGGLRQEVSEIIAWIRHRHTLMNDWQLNRHLKPGFRALFYGPPGTGKTLTATLLGKATGMPVYRVDLSLVVSKYIGETEKNLSRVFDQAERQNWILFFDEADALFGKRSQTNSSNDRYANQEVAYLLQRVEDFPGVTLLASNLKNNIDEAFSRRFQSMLYFPLPAAPERLQLWRNAFTLPCPLAADCDLTTLAEQVELSGGAISNVLRYAALQAVQRDPAQIVQADLLQGVAREQRKDGRI, from the coding sequence ATGACACATCCCCCTCACCTTCACCCGTCCACCCGGAATGCGCACCACGCCCATGCACTGGAGCAGGAGCTGGCCTGGCTGCAGCACTGGATCAGCCAGGCGCTGGACAGTTATTTCCAGAACCAGCCCTTCACCCCGCCGCCCGCGCCCGCGCTGGTGAAAGACGCCGCCTACACCCAGGCGGTGACGGCATGGGGTTTGTCTGAGGCAGAGCGGCTGGTGCTGATTCTGGCACTGGCACCGCATGTGCGCCCGTCGGCGCTGGATTTGCTACTACTGACCAACAGCACGCTGGGCCAGCCATTTACCGAATTTGCCGGCTGCCCCAGCCCGCAGCATCGCGGCTTCTGGCCCAGCGCGGAAACCGCTGCGTTTTTGCTGGCCGGCCACGATATGGCGCGACGCCTGCCGGTGTACCCGCTGTTTGCCGCCGATGCGCCCCTGCGCCGGGCCGGGGTGTTGAGCTGGGGGCTGCCCGCCAGCGATGCGCCGGCATTGTCCGCGCTGCTGGGCCAAGCGCTGCAGCTCAGCCCGGAAAGCCTGAGCCTGCTGACCAGCGGCCAGCCCCACCAGCCCAACTATGGCAAGGATTTTCCGGCCCAGCGCATCACCACCCCGCTGGACTGGGACGATCTGGTGCTGCCCGGCGGGCTGCGCCAGGAAGTGAGCGAAATCATCGCCTGGATTCGCCACCGGCATACGCTGATGAACGACTGGCAACTGAACCGCCACCTCAAGCCCGGCTTTCGCGCCCTGTTTTACGGCCCGCCCGGCACCGGCAAAACCCTGACCGCCACCCTGCTGGGCAAGGCCACCGGCATGCCGGTGTATCGGGTAGACCTGTCACTGGTGGTATCCAAATATATTGGCGAAACCGAAAAAAACCTGTCGCGGGTGTTTGACCAGGCTGAGCGGCAGAACTGGATCCTGTTTTTTGACGAGGCCGACGCGCTGTTTGGCAAGCGCAGCCAGACCAATAGCAGCAACGACCGCTACGCCAATCAGGAAGTGGCGTATCTGTTGCAGCGGGTAGAAGATTTTCCCGGCGTGACCCTGCTGGCCAGCAACCTGAAAAACAATATCGACGAGGCGTTTTCCCGCCGGTTTCAGTCGATGCTGTATTTCCCGCTGCCCGCCGCGCCGGAGCGGCTGCAGCTGTGGCGCAACGCTTTTACCCTGCCCTGCCCGCTGGCCGCCGATTGCGACCTTACCACCCTGGCCGAGCAGGTGGAGCTTAGCGGCGGAGCCATCAGCAATGTGTTGCGCTATGCCGCGCTGCAGGCGGTGCAGCGCGATCCGGCGCAGATTGTCCAGGCGGATTTGCTGCAAGGCGTGGCGCGGGAGCAGCGCAAGGATGGACGGATTTAG